A region from the Actinoplanes sp. OR16 genome encodes:
- a CDS encoding TetR/AcrR family transcriptional regulator translates to MANLRATQKQMTRRLLLDHGLSLFRTKGYAAATIDEIAAGAGTTRTTFYLHFPSKSSLMKALIEDVRDILDAVDDPPLAEVVERGDPALVEQWLARRFDQWPAIGPYLRSAYQAAAIEPEINARLTAWFEATTSAMHDGLNRADRFDAATRHVRCMLAFGQFEHVARRWFEQGWTFDRDVTLRTMTDSWRNLLI, encoded by the coding sequence GTGGCGAATCTTCGCGCGACGCAGAAACAGATGACCCGCCGGCTGCTTCTGGATCACGGGCTTTCCCTGTTCCGTACGAAGGGTTACGCCGCCGCCACGATCGATGAGATCGCGGCGGGCGCGGGCACCACGCGGACGACGTTCTATCTGCACTTCCCGTCGAAGTCGTCGCTCATGAAGGCGCTCATCGAGGACGTCCGCGACATCTTGGACGCGGTCGACGACCCGCCGCTCGCCGAGGTGGTCGAACGCGGTGATCCGGCGCTGGTCGAGCAGTGGCTGGCCCGGCGGTTCGACCAGTGGCCGGCGATCGGGCCCTACCTGCGCAGCGCCTATCAGGCCGCGGCCATCGAGCCGGAGATCAACGCGAGGCTGACCGCGTGGTTCGAGGCGACGACCAGCGCCATGCACGACGGGCTCAACCGCGCCGACCGATTCGACGCGGCCACCCGGCACGTGCGCTGCATGCTGGCGTTCGGGCAGTTCGAGCACGTGGCGCGGCGATGGTTCGAGCAGGGATGGACGTTCGACCGGGACGTGACCCTGCGGACCATGACGGACAGCTGGCGCAATCTCCTGATCTAG
- a CDS encoding branched-chain amino acid ABC transporter permease: protein MKAALLLPVLLVPLLLPSRHLATFVLLTLAAAVTVGVSLLMGYAGQISLGQASFYAIGAYTAGLLAVHGVPPVLGLLVAPLVAGLAAAVIGFPLLRLRGHHLAFATLAVQLILLSLLAQATWAGGAIGLQGIPRFSIGGFTLRQDLGYAYLALLVLGVALLVSRNVVSSRAGRGLRAAASSEVAAAASGVPVGGYRLVVFALSAAFAGLAGGVYAFYLGYLAPGSFPVLLSIEYVVMAVVGGLGTIAGPVVGAVLIVGLVQVLNTLGTQPGMPDYAPGVLSYAVYAILLIVCVLYLPRGVVPALRKAVARR, encoded by the coding sequence ATGAAGGCCGCTCTTCTCCTGCCGGTTCTTCTCGTGCCGCTGCTGCTGCCGTCCCGGCATCTGGCGACGTTCGTGCTGCTCACGCTCGCCGCGGCGGTCACCGTCGGCGTGTCCCTGCTGATGGGGTACGCCGGGCAGATCTCCCTCGGGCAGGCCTCGTTCTACGCGATAGGCGCCTATACGGCGGGTCTGCTGGCCGTCCACGGTGTGCCCCCGGTCCTCGGGCTGCTCGTCGCCCCTCTCGTCGCCGGCCTGGCCGCGGCGGTGATCGGTTTTCCGCTGCTCCGGCTGCGCGGCCACCACCTCGCCTTCGCCACCCTGGCCGTCCAGCTGATCCTGCTGTCACTGCTCGCGCAGGCCACCTGGGCGGGCGGCGCCATCGGGCTCCAGGGCATCCCGCGGTTCTCGATCGGCGGGTTCACGCTGCGGCAGGATCTCGGCTACGCGTACCTGGCCCTGCTCGTCCTCGGCGTCGCCCTGCTCGTCTCCCGCAACGTCGTCTCGTCCCGGGCCGGCCGTGGCCTGCGAGCGGCGGCGTCGAGCGAGGTGGCGGCGGCTGCCAGCGGCGTACCGGTAGGCGGCTATCGGCTCGTCGTCTTCGCCCTCTCCGCGGCGTTCGCCGGGTTGGCGGGCGGCGTCTACGCGTTCTACCTCGGGTATCTCGCGCCCGGATCGTTCCCGGTCCTGCTCTCCATCGAATACGTGGTGATGGCCGTGGTGGGCGGCCTCGGCACGATCGCCGGTCCGGTCGTCGGCGCGGTCCTGATCGTCGGTCTCGTGCAGGTGCTGAACACGCTCGGCACCCAGCCGGGCATGCCGGACTACGCGCCGGGCGTGCTGTCGTACGCCGTCTACGCCATCCTCCTGATCGTCTGCGTCCTGTACCTGCCCCGTGGCGTCGTCCCGGCCCTGCGCAAGGCAGTCGCCCGCCGCTGA
- a CDS encoding branched-chain amino acid ABC transporter permease encodes MSDLLGYVITGLGIGAGFALVGSGLVAIYRVTGVVNFAQGAFAVLAAMLTGSLLGAGVPHGLAEVGGVLLGAVAGLVVGVIAIGRPGTSPGTSLIVTLGLGILAYAIEVLIWGDQPRSYPGVPGVAEVAGARLQAHYLLIIGVTGPVFAAMAWFFARTDLGKALSACASNRYAAQVVGIDVRRMGLAAFVLGGALGGLAGVLTTPVQQVTFDSDVALIVNGFAAAVLGGLTRPVVALAGGLLLGVAQTLVAGYGGGAYQVEVALVLMLTVMIVQSARSGPVPA; translated from the coding sequence ATGAGCGACCTCCTCGGCTATGTGATCACCGGGCTCGGGATCGGGGCCGGATTCGCGCTGGTCGGCAGCGGTCTGGTGGCGATCTACCGGGTCACCGGGGTGGTCAACTTCGCGCAGGGGGCGTTCGCCGTGCTCGCGGCGATGCTGACCGGGTCCCTGCTCGGCGCCGGCGTCCCGCACGGGCTCGCCGAGGTGGGCGGCGTCCTGCTCGGCGCGGTCGCCGGCCTCGTCGTCGGTGTGATCGCGATCGGTCGCCCCGGCACCAGCCCGGGAACCTCGCTGATCGTGACTCTGGGCCTCGGGATCCTCGCGTACGCCATCGAGGTCTTGATCTGGGGAGATCAACCACGCTCCTACCCGGGCGTGCCCGGGGTGGCCGAGGTGGCAGGCGCCCGGCTGCAGGCCCACTACCTGCTGATCATCGGTGTCACCGGACCCGTCTTCGCCGCGATGGCCTGGTTCTTCGCCCGCACCGACCTCGGGAAGGCGCTCTCCGCGTGCGCCTCCAACCGGTACGCGGCCCAGGTCGTCGGCATCGACGTCCGCCGCATGGGCCTGGCGGCGTTCGTGCTCGGCGGCGCGCTCGGCGGCCTCGCCGGAGTGCTGACCACGCCGGTGCAGCAGGTCACGTTCGACAGCGATGTCGCCTTGATCGTCAACGGATTCGCCGCGGCCGTGCTCGGCGGCCTGACCCGTCCCGTCGTGGCGCTCGCCGGCGGCCTCCTGCTCGGCGTCGCGCAGACGCTGGTGGCGGGCTACGGCGGCGGCGCCTACCAGGTGGAGGTGGCGCTCGTGCTCATGCTCACCGTCATGATCGTCCAATCGGCTCGCAGTGGACCGGTGCCGGCATGA
- a CDS encoding ABC transporter ATP-binding protein yields MTDIVEVRGLTVRYDGATALDGVDLTVGDHEMVALIGANGAGKSTLVKALSGLVRPDGGTVEVRGRLAQVPEGREMFGDLSVDDNLRLGGWRNGRAGRDTSGVYELLPELGEIRRRRAGALSGGQQQMVAIGRALMSRPDVLVIDELSLGLAPLVVRTLAAHLRDLHRTRGLAVLLIEQNARLALDLCDRAYVLETGRVAVQGKALDLEKDPRVTAAYLGGHVEEAS; encoded by the coding sequence ATGACTGACATCGTCGAGGTACGGGGCCTGACGGTCCGCTACGACGGCGCGACCGCCCTGGACGGCGTGGACCTGACCGTGGGCGACCACGAGATGGTGGCCCTCATCGGCGCCAACGGAGCCGGCAAGTCCACGCTGGTCAAAGCCCTCTCCGGGCTGGTGCGGCCGGACGGCGGGACGGTCGAGGTGCGAGGACGGCTCGCCCAGGTGCCGGAAGGCCGGGAGATGTTCGGCGATCTCAGCGTCGACGACAACCTGCGGCTCGGCGGCTGGCGCAACGGGCGGGCCGGCCGGGACACCAGCGGCGTCTACGAGCTGCTGCCCGAACTCGGGGAGATCCGCCGGCGCCGGGCCGGTGCCCTCTCCGGAGGTCAGCAGCAGATGGTCGCCATCGGACGCGCCCTGATGTCCCGCCCCGACGTCCTGGTGATCGACGAGCTGAGTCTCGGCCTGGCGCCGCTCGTGGTCCGCACCCTCGCCGCGCATCTGCGGGACCTGCACCGGACGCGTGGACTGGCGGTCCTTCTCATCGAGCAGAACGCCCGGCTCGCCCTCGACCTGTGTGACCGGGCGTATGTGCTGGAGACCGGGCGGGTCGCCGTACAGGGAAAAGCTCTTGATCTGGAAAAGGATCCCCGGGTGACGGCTGCCTATCTGGGCGGGCACGTGGAGGAGGCGTCATGA
- a CDS encoding ABC transporter ATP-binding protein, whose amino-acid sequence MRLEVDGVSRAFGGVYAVRDVSLTVEPGELRAVIGPNGAGKSTLFALIGGQLAAQSGTITLGGVPVRRLPAHRRARLGVGVVFQAARIFTGMTALENVMTGAHATTRAGFAAAVLRLPSHRREEDQIRSRARECLERTGIADWADRPAEELPLGQQRALQLARALCARPKLLLLDEPASGLRAGERERLASLLGELRAEGLTMLLVEHDVGFVMRLADQVTVLDLGRVIASGPPQSVRADPAVIAAYLGPQDAVRADGPAHD is encoded by the coding sequence GTGAGACTCGAGGTCGACGGTGTCTCGCGCGCGTTCGGCGGCGTCTACGCCGTGCGCGACGTGAGCCTCACCGTCGAGCCGGGCGAGCTGCGAGCCGTGATCGGGCCGAACGGCGCCGGCAAGTCCACCCTGTTCGCCCTGATCGGCGGCCAGCTGGCGGCGCAGTCCGGCACGATCACGCTCGGCGGCGTGCCGGTGCGGCGGCTGCCCGCACACCGGCGCGCCCGCCTCGGCGTCGGCGTCGTCTTCCAGGCCGCGCGGATCTTCACCGGGATGACGGCGCTGGAGAACGTCATGACCGGGGCGCACGCGACGACCCGGGCCGGGTTCGCCGCGGCGGTGCTCCGGCTGCCCTCGCATCGCCGCGAGGAGGATCAGATCCGGTCACGCGCACGGGAATGCCTGGAACGGACCGGTATCGCCGACTGGGCGGACCGGCCCGCCGAGGAGTTGCCGCTCGGCCAGCAGCGGGCCTTGCAGCTGGCCCGGGCCCTCTGCGCGCGTCCGAAACTGCTCCTGCTCGACGAGCCCGCCTCAGGTCTCCGCGCCGGGGAGCGGGAGCGCCTCGCATCCCTGCTCGGCGAGTTGCGCGCGGAGGGTCTGACGATGCTGCTGGTCGAGCACGACGTCGGCTTCGTGATGCGCCTGGCCGACCAGGTGACCGTTCTTGATCTGGGCCGGGTGATCGCCTCGGGCCCTCCGCAGTCGGTCCGCGCCGATCCCGCGGTGATCGCCGCCTACTTGGGGCCCCAGGATGCGGTACGCGCGGACGGCCCCGCTCATGACTGA
- a CDS encoding ABC transporter substrate-binding protein — protein MRRILILPLILIMAGCSAETGGDDDPIRIGQIVSLTGNYSPLGTENQKSVALAVEKINAAGGIGGRTIELTVRDDKSLPDQSVVAFNELRSDSDAIIGSPFSNSALATLPSVDREEIPYLSLTPADEQINPIHPYVFVVPATSATYAEAALQYFQASKISTVAVAFDTKSSYAVAGAKGLRDKASQYGVTVEPVEEFQTTATEFGAVFTHVRASDAQALMFWGTGAPGVAFTKQYAASGLDIPLVLTGSQASRLFLEPAGPAAEGATIASSVGVVGPYLPAGELKTAVDELTTAFEAKYGYPPPQFAQDGYSGVKLLAAAIEKAGGTDRAKVRDALESLTLTTPNGTYSYSATNHSGLTTEFISINTIEGGTFVPTEFSKDAFR, from the coding sequence ATGCGAAGAATCCTGATCCTTCCGCTCATACTGATCATGGCCGGGTGCTCGGCCGAGACGGGAGGCGACGACGATCCGATCCGGATCGGTCAGATCGTGTCGCTCACCGGCAACTACTCCCCGCTCGGCACCGAGAACCAGAAGTCCGTCGCTCTCGCCGTCGAGAAGATCAACGCGGCGGGCGGGATCGGCGGCCGGACGATCGAGTTGACCGTCCGTGACGACAAGAGCCTGCCCGATCAGTCAGTGGTCGCGTTCAACGAGCTCCGCAGCGACTCCGACGCGATCATCGGGTCGCCGTTCAGCAACTCGGCGCTCGCCACCCTGCCCTCCGTCGACCGCGAGGAGATCCCCTACCTCTCGCTCACCCCGGCGGACGAGCAGATCAACCCCATTCATCCGTACGTCTTCGTCGTACCGGCGACGTCCGCCACGTACGCCGAGGCTGCCCTCCAGTACTTTCAGGCATCCAAGATCTCCACGGTCGCCGTGGCCTTCGACACGAAGAGCAGCTACGCCGTCGCCGGTGCGAAGGGCCTGCGCGACAAGGCCTCGCAGTACGGCGTCACCGTCGAACCGGTCGAGGAGTTCCAGACCACGGCGACCGAGTTCGGCGCCGTCTTCACGCATGTGCGCGCCTCGGACGCGCAGGCCCTGATGTTCTGGGGAACCGGCGCCCCCGGCGTCGCCTTCACCAAGCAGTACGCCGCGTCCGGCCTGGACATCCCGCTGGTCCTGACGGGTTCGCAGGCCAGCAGGCTGTTCCTGGAGCCGGCCGGTCCGGCCGCCGAGGGCGCCACGATCGCCAGTTCGGTCGGCGTGGTCGGCCCGTATCTCCCGGCCGGCGAGCTGAAGACCGCCGTCGACGAGCTGACCACCGCGTTCGAGGCGAAGTACGGCTATCCGCCGCCGCAGTTCGCCCAGGACGGCTACAGCGGCGTGAAGCTCCTGGCGGCGGCGATCGAGAAGGCCGGCGGCACCGACCGTGCCAAGGTCCGGGACGCCCTGGAGTCGCTGACCCTGACGACCCCGAACGGCACCTATTCGTATTCGGCCACCAACCACAGCGGCCTCACCACCGAGTTCATCTCGATCAACACGATCGAGGGCGGCACGTTCGTCCCCACCGAGTTCTCGAAGGACGCATTCCGGTGA
- a CDS encoding PaaX family transcriptional regulator C-terminal domain-containing protein, whose product MTQLRPPTPQTLMFMLLGDFVLDRDVCVFSGSVIDVFDRLGISSHATRSTLTRMVNRGLLRRQRDGRRMYFGLTARSTALLHDGRARIWRTGAVNDAWDGDWTLLCFSLPESWQRQRHDLRSQLAWAGFGPLQGGLWIAPGSVPAQDIVTDLGLSAHARVFHARADSLTDIAGMVRDAYDLAGLAAVYEEFLARWDGTPPFADPLAARLTLVAEWLGAIRRDPRLPVEHLPPAWPAVRAQKLFRELEVFSREPAREIADGLLELIPVSPE is encoded by the coding sequence ATGACGCAGCTTCGCCCTCCGACGCCTCAGACGCTGATGTTCATGCTGCTCGGCGACTTCGTGCTGGACCGGGACGTCTGCGTCTTCTCGGGCAGCGTCATCGACGTCTTCGACCGGCTCGGCATCTCCTCGCACGCCACCCGATCGACGCTCACCCGCATGGTCAATCGCGGACTGCTGCGGCGGCAGCGGGACGGGCGCCGGATGTACTTCGGACTCACCGCGCGATCCACCGCCCTGCTCCACGACGGCCGCGCCCGCATCTGGCGGACCGGCGCCGTGAACGACGCCTGGGACGGCGACTGGACGCTGCTCTGCTTCTCGCTCCCGGAGTCCTGGCAGCGGCAGCGCCACGACCTGCGCTCCCAGCTGGCGTGGGCGGGGTTCGGCCCGCTGCAGGGCGGCCTCTGGATCGCGCCGGGCAGCGTGCCGGCGCAGGACATCGTGACCGATCTCGGACTGTCCGCCCACGCCCGGGTCTTCCACGCGCGGGCGGACTCGCTCACCGACATCGCCGGGATGGTGCGCGACGCGTACGACCTGGCCGGCCTCGCCGCCGTCTACGAGGAGTTCCTCGCCCGCTGGGACGGCACCCCACCGTTCGCCGACCCGCTCGCCGCCCGCCTCACCCTGGTAGCCGAATGGCTGGGCGCCATCCGCCGCGACCCCCGCCTCCCGGTCGAGCACCTGCCCCCGGCCTGGCCGGCGGTCCGGGCGCAGAAACTCTTCCGCGAGCTGGAGGTGTTCTCGCGCGAACCCGCCCGGGAGATCGCCGACGGGCTGCTGGAGCTGATCCCCGTCAGCCCCGAGTGA
- a CDS encoding L-rhamnose mutarotase: protein MTRVCFTLQVDPAKLDAYREAHAAVWPDMLRALAATGWHDYRLFLRPDGLLVGFLETDDFAAAQEAMARTEVNARWQAAMAGFFPALGDSRPDEGMLVLDQVFHLEEQLARI, encoded by the coding sequence ATGACACGAGTCTGCTTCACCCTGCAGGTCGATCCGGCGAAGCTGGACGCCTACCGCGAGGCCCACGCCGCGGTCTGGCCGGACATGCTCCGGGCGCTCGCCGCCACCGGCTGGCACGACTACCGGCTCTTCCTGCGCCCGGACGGCCTGCTCGTCGGCTTCCTGGAGACCGACGACTTCGCCGCCGCCCAGGAGGCGATGGCGCGTACCGAGGTGAACGCCCGCTGGCAGGCGGCGATGGCCGGCTTCTTCCCGGCGCTCGGCGACTCCCGCCCCGACGAGGGCATGCTCGTCCTCGACCAGGTCTTCCACCTGGAGGAGCAGCTGGCGAGGATCTGA
- a CDS encoding alpha/beta fold hydrolase encodes MRNNEVRVGRIGATLHEPDDEPAAALVIHPATATPSRFYANFAAYLADNGIATVTYDYRGTGRSGSPRANRSLGMRDWITEDVPAVTAWTAARFPGLPQLAIGHSVGGHALALGYGGPGLSGLVILASHAASARAVPDPAERRRVRLLLHVVGPALGSVLGYVPARRLGLGEDIPAAAMRQWGGWAKLDGYFFDDPAMDAAARAATVTQPVLAVGFTDDKWATPASIDRLTSHLTAAPVERRTYSPADGGVDAIGHHGFLRRGVRDTLWPELLTWLQKQSSMTDSR; translated from the coding sequence ATGCGAAATAACGAGGTCCGGGTCGGGCGGATCGGCGCCACGCTGCACGAACCCGACGACGAGCCGGCTGCCGCGCTGGTCATCCACCCGGCGACCGCGACGCCGTCACGGTTCTACGCGAACTTCGCGGCGTATCTGGCGGACAACGGGATCGCCACGGTCACCTACGACTACCGCGGCACCGGCCGGTCCGGCTCGCCGCGCGCGAACCGCTCGCTCGGCATGCGCGACTGGATCACCGAGGACGTCCCCGCGGTCACGGCGTGGACGGCGGCCCGCTTCCCCGGCCTGCCGCAGCTGGCGATCGGGCACAGCGTCGGCGGCCACGCGCTGGCCCTCGGCTACGGCGGCCCCGGCCTGTCCGGCCTGGTCATCCTCGCCTCGCACGCCGCCTCGGCCCGGGCCGTCCCGGACCCCGCCGAGCGCCGCCGGGTGCGTCTGCTGCTGCACGTCGTCGGTCCCGCGCTGGGGTCGGTGCTCGGCTACGTCCCGGCCCGCCGGCTCGGGCTCGGCGAGGACATCCCGGCGGCGGCGATGCGCCAGTGGGGCGGATGGGCGAAGCTGGACGGCTACTTCTTCGACGACCCGGCGATGGACGCCGCGGCCCGGGCCGCGACGGTCACCCAGCCGGTCCTGGCGGTCGGGTTCACCGACGACAAGTGGGCCACCCCGGCCTCGATCGACCGGTTGACCAGCCATCTGACGGCCGCGCCGGTGGAACGCCGCACCTACTCCCCCGCCGACGGCGGCGTCGACGCGATCGGCCACCACGGGTTCCTGCGCCGCGGCGTCCGGGACACCCTCTGGCCGGAACTGCTCACCTGGCTCCAGAAACAGAGTTCGATGACGGATTCGCGCTAG
- a CDS encoding MarR family winged helix-turn-helix transcriptional regulator produces MTAPRPSPSLTPRLVFEMMTAERAVRRWIDARGGGTGIGAAGAGVLFYLHANDHALVGDVTAALCASPSGMSGLITRLEKAGFVAKNPDESDARAVRLTLTPLGREAASTARTVVRDLNTHLTEDFTPAELDVVARWLSHAATLTP; encoded by the coding sequence ATGACGGCGCCCCGCCCCTCCCCCTCCCTGACGCCGCGCCTGGTCTTCGAGATGATGACCGCCGAGCGTGCCGTCCGCCGCTGGATCGACGCGCGGGGCGGCGGCACCGGCATCGGCGCGGCCGGGGCGGGAGTCCTGTTCTACCTGCACGCGAACGACCACGCCCTGGTCGGCGACGTCACCGCCGCCCTGTGCGCGTCGCCGTCCGGCATGAGCGGCTTGATCACGCGCTTGGAGAAGGCCGGCTTCGTCGCGAAGAATCCCGACGAATCAGACGCCCGGGCGGTACGCCTGACGCTGACGCCCCTCGGCCGTGAAGCCGCGAGCACGGCACGGACCGTGGTCAGGGACTTGAATACTCACCTCACCGAGGACTTCACCCCCGCCGAACTCGACGTGGTGGCCCGCTGGCTCTCCCACGCGGCAACACTCACCCCCTGA
- a CDS encoding NAD(P)/FAD-dependent oxidoreductase produces MRHRVVVVGAGFGGLFAIKALRRADVDITLINGTAYHLFQPLLYQVATGILSEGEVAPPIREVLKRQKNVDVRLGWVQDVDVANKVVSVSGPGIEYTVEYDTLIVAAGASQSYFGNDQFADFAPGMKSIDDALELRARIFGAFEVADLQTDPADKERWLTFVVVGAGPTGTEMAGQIAELAHRTLPEQYRHIDTRKSRILLVDAVGAVLNTFGDRLSGRAKDELEKLGVEVKLNTKVVGVDTSGIEVETENGRERIPTMTKVWAAGVAAPTIATKLAEATGAKTDRAGRVLVEPDTTLPGHPEIFVLGDMMNLAGDDGRPLPGVAQVAIQSGRHAAEQIKRRLTGKPDKQPFKYFDKGSLATISRFSAVASIGKVHLSGFPAWVVWVAVHLFYLVGFKNRVTAVLHWAVSFLGRGRSERVATQQQAFARRALRLYGDPFKREAEESR; encoded by the coding sequence ATGCGTCATCGGGTCGTGGTCGTCGGAGCGGGGTTCGGCGGGCTCTTCGCCATCAAGGCGCTGCGCCGGGCGGACGTCGACATCACCCTGATCAACGGAACGGCGTACCACCTGTTCCAGCCGCTGCTCTACCAAGTGGCCACCGGGATCCTGTCCGAGGGTGAGGTGGCGCCGCCCATCCGTGAGGTGCTGAAGCGGCAGAAGAACGTGGACGTCCGGCTCGGGTGGGTGCAGGACGTGGACGTCGCTAACAAGGTGGTGTCGGTCAGCGGGCCGGGGATCGAGTACACCGTCGAGTACGACACGCTGATCGTGGCGGCCGGCGCGTCGCAGTCGTATTTCGGGAACGACCAGTTCGCCGATTTCGCGCCGGGCATGAAGAGCATCGACGACGCTCTGGAGCTGCGGGCCCGGATCTTCGGCGCGTTCGAGGTGGCCGACCTGCAGACCGACCCGGCCGACAAGGAGCGCTGGCTCACGTTCGTCGTCGTCGGCGCGGGACCGACCGGCACCGAGATGGCCGGGCAGATCGCCGAGCTGGCGCACCGCACGCTGCCCGAGCAGTACCGCCACATCGACACCCGGAAGTCGCGGATCCTGCTGGTGGACGCGGTCGGGGCGGTGCTCAACACGTTCGGCGACCGGCTGTCCGGGCGGGCGAAGGACGAGCTGGAGAAGCTCGGCGTCGAGGTGAAGCTGAACACCAAGGTGGTCGGCGTCGACACCAGCGGCATCGAGGTGGAGACGGAGAACGGCCGGGAGCGGATCCCGACCATGACGAAGGTGTGGGCCGCCGGCGTGGCCGCGCCGACGATCGCGACGAAGCTGGCCGAGGCGACCGGGGCGAAGACCGACCGGGCCGGGCGGGTGCTGGTCGAGCCGGACACCACGCTGCCGGGACACCCGGAGATCTTCGTGCTCGGCGACATGATGAACCTGGCCGGCGACGACGGGCGCCCGCTGCCCGGTGTGGCGCAGGTCGCCATCCAGAGCGGCCGGCACGCGGCCGAGCAGATCAAGCGGCGGCTCACCGGCAAACCGGACAAGCAGCCCTTCAAGTACTTCGACAAGGGCAGCCTCGCCACGATCTCCCGGTTCTCCGCGGTCGCGAGCATCGGCAAGGTGCACCTGTCCGGCTTCCCGGCCTGGGTGGTGTGGGTCGCCGTGCACCTGTTCTACCTGGTCGGGTTCAAGAACCGGGTGACGGCGGTGCTGCACTGGGCGGTCAGCTTCCTGGGCCGGGGCAGATCGGAACGAGTGGCCACCCAGCAGCAGGCGTTCGCCCGGCGGGCCCTCCGTCTGTACGGCGACCCGTTCAAACGTGAGGCGGAGGAAAGCCGGTAG
- a CDS encoding thymidine kinase, translated as MAPVFHELTLFHGSMGAGKSTLALQNAYNRRQAGRPGVLLTSMDRAGSGVLSSRLGVAADAIEVLDGADLVTLIEQQVPAGGFVIVDEAQFLRPEQVEQLALAVDELHVDVDCYAISTDFMSRLFPGSQRLLELADRIVSLQVEVTCWCGRPGRQNARIEDGRVARTGAQVAVGDIDEAAEVTYRVLCRRHWRDGDAGPHQG; from the coding sequence ATGGCCCCGGTGTTCCACGAACTGACCCTCTTCCACGGGAGCATGGGCGCGGGCAAGTCGACGCTGGCGCTGCAGAACGCGTACAACCGCCGGCAGGCCGGCCGGCCCGGAGTGCTGCTCACCAGCATGGACCGGGCCGGCAGCGGGGTGCTGTCGTCGCGGCTCGGCGTGGCGGCCGACGCCATCGAGGTGCTCGACGGCGCCGACCTGGTGACGCTGATCGAGCAGCAGGTGCCGGCCGGCGGGTTCGTGATCGTGGACGAGGCGCAGTTCCTCCGGCCCGAGCAGGTCGAGCAGCTGGCCCTCGCGGTCGACGAACTGCACGTCGACGTGGACTGCTACGCGATCTCGACGGACTTCATGTCCCGGCTCTTCCCCGGCTCGCAGCGTCTTCTCGAACTGGCCGACCGGATCGTGTCGCTGCAGGTCGAGGTCACCTGCTGGTGCGGGCGGCCGGGACGGCAGAACGCCCGGATCGAGGACGGCCGGGTCGCCCGGACCGGCGCGCAGGTGGCGGTCGGGGACATCGACGAGGCGGCCGAGGTCACCTACCGGGTCCTCTGCCGGCGGCACTGGCGGGACGGCGACGCCGGACCCCATCAGGGGTAG
- a CDS encoding lamin tail domain-containing protein, with protein sequence MMRRIAVAAVAAVAALTLSGLAAPARAAGVQTWTGTVDWVADGDTLRVDVHGDGTSALKSIRLIGIQAMEQTVYSPKPSKRRGECHSLAATARVEQLVEAGGNKVRLTALNASSKSGERPLRSAAVKIGGTWQDIGLDLVGRGLALWLPFSGEWTWDQRYLAAAKAASRAHRGLYDTDSCGAGPVANLGLTVNPDPDGSDAANLNGEYFVLRNAEKKAVNLTGWWVPDSAYRRYTFPHGTTIAAGGTLTVHVGKGRNTATDHYWGLDHPIFTNVDPAGHGYGDGGYLFDPQGDLRAWQIYP encoded by the coding sequence ATGATGCGCCGTATCGCCGTTGCCGCCGTTGCCGCCGTCGCCGCGCTCACCCTGAGTGGTCTCGCCGCTCCCGCGCGGGCCGCCGGCGTGCAGACGTGGACCGGAACCGTCGACTGGGTCGCCGACGGCGACACGCTCCGCGTCGACGTGCACGGCGACGGCACGAGCGCCCTGAAGTCGATCCGGCTGATCGGCATCCAGGCCATGGAGCAGACGGTCTACTCGCCGAAGCCGTCGAAGCGGCGCGGTGAATGCCACTCCCTCGCCGCCACCGCGCGGGTCGAGCAACTGGTCGAGGCAGGCGGGAACAAGGTGCGGCTCACCGCCCTGAACGCGTCGAGCAAGTCCGGCGAGCGCCCGCTCCGCTCGGCCGCCGTGAAGATCGGCGGCACGTGGCAGGACATCGGTCTCGACCTGGTCGGCCGGGGTCTGGCGCTGTGGCTGCCGTTCTCCGGCGAGTGGACCTGGGACCAGCGGTATCTGGCCGCGGCGAAGGCGGCGTCCCGGGCACATCGTGGTCTCTACGACACGGACAGCTGCGGTGCCGGGCCGGTCGCGAATCTCGGCCTGACCGTCAACCCGGACCCGGACGGTTCCGACGCGGCGAACCTCAACGGGGAATACTTCGTCCTGAGGAATGCGGAGAAGAAGGCCGTCAACCTCACCGGCTGGTGGGTTCCCGACTCCGCCTACCGCCGCTACACCTTCCCGCACGGCACCACGATCGCCGCCGGTGGCACCCTCACCGTCCACGTCGGCAAGGGGAGGAACACCGCCACCGACCACTACTGGGGCCTGGACCACCCGATCTTCACGAACGTCGACCCGGCCGGCCACGGCTACGGCGACGGCGGCTACCTCTTCGACCCCCAGGGCGACCTGAGAGCCTGGCAGATCTACCCCTGA